In Mycolicibacter virginiensis, the DNA window GTTACCGGGACCCGCACGGAGGGCTTACGCGTGAACGGCATCGACACCGTGAACGGACCCATCGGTGCCGGGCTGCTGGTCGGTGCCGACGGGCGGGGTTCGGTAGTAGCTAAATCCGTGGGCGCGCGCGAGTACCTGGCAAAGCCCGGCGGGCGGATACCGGTGTGGGGGTACTTCGCAACGGGGCCACAGGAGCCACGTCTGCGTATCGGGCGCAGGGGCAACTTCTCTTTCCTGGCTAGTCCGACGGACTCGGGCCTCTACATGGCAGCCGTCGGAGTCGATCATCGTGAGATTGCCGCCTTCAACCGTGACCGAGAGGCCAATTACCGCAAGGCGCTTAGACAGTGGCCCGAACTCCATTCGATCGTCGGTGACACTGACCGTGACGGACCGCTGCGCGTCATGGCTAACTGGCACAGCTATTTTCGCGAATCAGCTGGTCCAGGGTGGGCGCTCGTCGGGGATGCCGGTCATTTCAAGGACTTCTCCCCGGGACAGGGCATCTCCGACGCGCTCTGCCAAGCCAAGGCGCTGTCGATAGCCGTTGGCAGCTCTGTCGGGTCTGCAGCAGCGCAAGATGCGGCACTGAAACGGTGGTGGAAGCAGCGCGACCGCAGTTCCTACGATATGTACTGGTTTGCGATGCAGATGGCACCGCCCGGGCCTCCGTCAGCGCTGACCGCCGAAGTCATCCGCCGGATCGCAGCCGATCCAGATGGCGCGACGACGCTACTGAAAGTTATGAACCGGGATCTACCGACCGCCAAGCTGTTCACCCCGCCACGACTGCTTGCAGCCTCATTGGCGACACTGCGTAACCAGCCCGACCAACGACGGGCGATCTTCGCCGAGATCGGCACACAGATGAGCGCCGAGATCGACAAACTCCGTGCCCGCCTTGGATCGCGACCAGCCGAACGTCCGCTAAACGTCGTCTCAAAAACGAAGGGTTGATGCGACTGAGACAAGCCGCCGCCCGTCAGCCGCAAGTCCTGCGACGATCAATCGCGTGTGTGTCTTGTAAACCTGTCTCATAACTAGTATTCTCAAAACCCATAGATCGACGGGATTGCGAGACAGGAGGGCCGGTGGCGATCATCGGATACGCGCGAGTCTCGACCACGGACCAGAATCCGCAGCTTCAACTCGACGCGCTCGCCGGCGCCGGCGCCGCGAGGGTCTACACCGACCACGGCGTCAGCGGTTCGAAGGCGCAGCGACCGGAACTCGACGCCTGCCTCGACCATCTCCGCGAAGGCGACGTCCTCACCGTCTGGAAACTCGACCGGCTCGGCCGCAACACCCAGCACGTGCTGGCCGTCGTCGACCAACTCACCTCGCGGGGCATCGGGTTCCGCAGCCTGACCGAAGGGCTGCACACCGACGGGCCGATGGGCAAGGCGATGCTGACGATCATGGCCGCCTTCGCCCAACTCGAACGCGACACCATGATCGAGCGGACCCGAGCCGGCCTCGCCGCGGCCGCGGCGAACGGGCGCAAAGGCGGCAGGCCCCGCAAGATCGACGACGCCGACGCCGCGAAAGCCCGCAGCCTCAGAGATAAAGGAATCGCGGCGACCGACATCGCCAAGATGCTCGGCGTCTCCCGCGCCACCGTCTATCGGTACCTCTCGGAAGGAACACCCGCATGACCACCACCGAAACCTCTGAGCCGCTGACCCGCTCCGAGAAGGCAGCCGTGCTGGCCGGCGTTGGCTTCGTGGCGCTGCTGGTCGGGCAGCTCGCCGGGATCACCCAGCTCACGCTGGCCGGCGGGGTCGCCGTTGCCGTCGGCGCCGCGATGGGCATGAGCGCCGGCTGGTTCGTCGGCCTGACCCCGCGGCCCGCGGCGGCGCCGGCAACGCTGGTTGGGGTGCGGATCGGGTTCGCCGGCGGGGTGTACACCGTGATCGACGACTCGGCGCCGTCGGTGACGGTTGCCCAGCGCCACGGCGGCCGGTGCACGGTGATGGCGACGGATGCTGCCGGCCGAGGTGTCCAACTGCTGTTCCTGGAACTGGACCGGGCCGGGCACGTCACCGCTGCGGCGACGGAGGAATGCGACTGGGGCGTGGCTGGGGCTGTGGGAGTCTAGGTCCATGACCAGCGACGATGCAGTGCCGGAGCGCGGCACGACCGAGGAAGAGCGGCGGGAGTGGGTGCTCAACGCGATGGGATCGTTTGCGTTGTCCGGCATGCAGCCGACGCCGATGGCCCTACGGCAGGCCCGCGAGTTCATCTCGGGGGAGAAGACGACGGCGCGACACGCCGAAACACGGCGGATCCTGCGACCCGCGCCCTACCCGCCACTGTCACACCGCCGGTACACACTCGCCCCATGACCGATGACATGACCGCGGCCGTCGCCGCTGCCGACGCTGAGATCGCCGCCCGCGCCACGGAGTTGCGGGCGCAGTGGACGGCCGAGCTGACGCGGCTACGTGAACGGTGCCGACCAGGGGACTTGGCCGAGCACAGCGAGCACTTCCTGTCGCGGCTGGAGCCGAGTGGCCCCCGATCCATGTGGTGGGCGCCGTACCGGGTGACCTCCGAAACCACGGACGCCGCAATCGCCTTGGTCGTTGACGGCGGTGTGCGCCGCTACGTCGCCGATGCGGAGTCAGATGCGCGGTACGAGATATCCGGCGGCGGAAGCTGGTCGCGGGAGATGGCCCCTTAGCTGCGCAGCCGGATGTCGGCTTCCTCCACCGTCACCACTGCGATCGTGCTGCCGTCCGGGGTGAAGAACTCGACCTCGTACGCGCCGGTGCCGGCGTGGACCACCGCGCCCGTCGCGCCGGCCGCGAGACCCTCATCGGGCAGGTCACGGGTGAGTTCGACGGAGCTGTGCTCTGGGTACATTTCACGCTCCCGGCGCCGGCGGATTCACCGCCGCGTGGACCTGCAGAAACTCCTCCACGCTGATGAATCCAGCAACAGCAGCTGCCTCGACGTGATCCCAGGTGCTGTGCGTCTTCCCTTCGTGCGGGAACGGCGCGTACTCGGGGAACGTGTACCGATACCTGCTCAGCTGATCAATCAACTGCTCACGCGGCGAGCCGTCGAGGTAGGCCCGCAGGATCAGTTCCTCGGGGGAGCCCTCAACGTCGATCACCACCCCCGCTGAGCGCAGCAGCCGATCCACCAGGGGCTCCGCCAGCTGCAGCTCCGCTGCGATCTCGTCGGGGTCCTTGCCGGCCGCGGAAAGCCGCGAGACCGTGCGGATGTCGGCGATCCGCTGCAGCCGCTCCTCAGCACGGCGGCGCATCGGCGCGCCG includes these proteins:
- a CDS encoding DUF4926 domain-containing protein produces the protein MYPEHSSVELTRDLPDEGLAAGATGAVVHAGTGAYEVEFFTPDGSTIAVVTVEEADIRLRS
- a CDS encoding NAD(P)/FAD-dependent oxidoreductase; protein product: MESFDVVVVGARCAGSALAIYLARAGMRVCLVDKATFPSETPSTHVIQPRGVAVLAELGALDPVLAHGASQLDSFSMVIDDVSLDGVLGETFPHLGLNVRRIVLDHALLQVAVDVGVDVRTGCRVTGTRTEGLRVNGIDTVNGPIGAGLLVGADGRGSVVAKSVGAREYLAKPGGRIPVWGYFATGPQEPRLRIGRRGNFSFLASPTDSGLYMAAVGVDHREIAAFNRDREANYRKALRQWPELHSIVGDTDRDGPLRVMANWHSYFRESAGPGWALVGDAGHFKDFSPGQGISDALCQAKALSIAVGSSVGSAAAQDAALKRWWKQRDRSSYDMYWFAMQMAPPGPPSALTAEVIRRIAADPDGATTLLKVMNRDLPTAKLFTPPRLLAASLATLRNQPDQRRAIFAEIGTQMSAEIDKLRARLGSRPAERPLNVVSKTKG
- a CDS encoding recombinase family protein, which encodes MAIIGYARVSTTDQNPQLQLDALAGAGAARVYTDHGVSGSKAQRPELDACLDHLREGDVLTVWKLDRLGRNTQHVLAVVDQLTSRGIGFRSLTEGLHTDGPMGKAMLTIMAAFAQLERDTMIERTRAGLAAAAANGRKGGRPRKIDDADAAKARSLRDKGIAATDIAKMLGVSRATVYRYLSEGTPA
- a CDS encoding antitoxin VbhA family protein produces the protein MTSDDAVPERGTTEEERREWVLNAMGSFALSGMQPTPMALRQAREFISGEKTTARHAETRRILRPAPYPPLSHRRYTLAP